The following are encoded in a window of Sphingobium sp. Z007 genomic DNA:
- a CDS encoding DUF411 domain-containing protein, with protein sequence MKLKLALSLIPASVSVASAAATPIVVHRDPGCGCCAQWAAQVRKQFGRQVTIIDDRQRSSFQRTQGVPSGLSSCHTAIVDGMAFEGHVPITDMKRVLAQKPRGVRGLAVAGMPMGSPGMEVPGQHVDPYNVVAFGPGGQHVFARHGGR encoded by the coding sequence ATGAAACTGAAACTCGCATTATCGTTGATCCCCGCATCGGTGTCTGTCGCCAGTGCGGCGGCGACGCCTATCGTGGTTCACCGCGATCCGGGCTGTGGCTGCTGCGCGCAGTGGGCGGCGCAGGTGCGTAAGCAGTTCGGGCGCCAAGTAACCATCATCGACGATCGCCAGCGCTCCAGCTTCCAGCGGACCCAAGGCGTTCCTTCGGGCCTGTCATCCTGCCATACAGCGATTGTAGACGGCATGGCATTCGAGGGTCATGTCCCGATTACCGACATGAAGCGCGTCCTTGCCCAGAAGCCGCGCGGCGTGCGTGGACTTGCGGTTGCCGGGATGCCGATGGGCTCGCCGGGGATGGAAGTCCCGGGGCAACACGTGGACCCCTATAATGTCGTCGCCTTCGGTCCAGGTGGACAGCATGTCTTTGCGCGTCATGGCGGACGATGA